A single Augochlora pura isolate Apur16 chromosome 2, APUR_v2.2.1, whole genome shotgun sequence DNA region contains:
- the Raptor gene encoding regulatory associated protein of MTOR complex 1 isoform X3, which produces MERQALQQNRTTGVTTYGNTTIPSYKNCIQLAACAANQILPMNPDLPADIFTSCLTTPIKIALRWFVMQNTSKLVPKISLDLIDKIPGQLTDRRTMLGELNWIFTAITDTIAWNTLPRDLFQRLFRQDLLVASLFRNFLLAERILRSYDCTPVSCPKLPPTYQHPMWQAWDLALDICLAQLPSILENKDQFVHSPFFEEQLTAFQVWLTLGSKSRNPPEQLPIVLQVLLSQVHRLRALELLGRFLDLGPWAVNLALSVGIFPYVLKLLQSNARELRPLLVFIWAKILAVDSTCQADLVRDGGHKYFLSVLQDTSVPSEYRTLAAFVLASIVNDYRQGQVAANHGSLVSICLEQLGDINSLLRQWLCLCLGRLWHNYDKARWCGVRDIAHEKLFTLLRDSVPEVRAASVYALGTFINSVTTRSEHANNIDQIIAITLINTVSHDMCPLVRKELVVALQWMVLHFENSFVTLALAEENSRKDLVVETFSPFSGMRRISSRDRLKMLSPNNMYNVDSTDGFGQDRIKRVSSSSSISSLGNNWEFVRKPCESLGHSSLGNLPSLSYGSVYMKLWHGLCNLDNDPHPAVASMSQKVTNYIRNQVKELSAPKEGIEMKTSSSMSLPPSPSNRTTYLSNSKGESPPTVNSRAASSYVPRSKKTIPNMQILEEADEFPEIKTPLTTSQFVEWSCAQFAQPVSLESETESMNDMESRAHYERDWRYLRNKRHRSETREEQVRAVQSRVESQIFHARCPVSPDVLTFHPFEPHLAVALKDFIGVWDYQSGPKLLTYCASRGNKASRITALEFINAHDVSLLMAGSDDGSVRVWKHYSSTLNREPILLTAWQALADIQPVTKTTTATAGLVTKWEQKSLTLAVTGDVRIIRLWDAESELKKQDIPTGADCCATCIDVDGVGSMMAVGCGDGSVRLFDRRLPPLESRVMIWREHTAWVLGTSLRKSDRAAPQLFTGSSSGDIRIFDLRKNSSVNTVQIPQGITALAAHEVADVFACGSTNHCISVYNTTGLHLNTIKFHEGFMATRISPVSCLNFHPYRAVLAAGCVDNTITAYASESRR; this is translated from the exons ATGGAAAGACAAGCACTGCAACAGAATCGTACAACTGGAGTCACTACATATGGGAATACAACAATACCatcttacaaaaattgtattcagtTAGCAGCATGCGCAGCTAATCAAATTTTACCTATGAATCCAGATTTACCTGCTGATATATTTACCTCATGCCTTACAACTCCAATAAAGATAGCATTACGATG GTTTGTAATGCAAAATACATCGAAATTGGTACCAAAAATATCATTAGATTTAATCGACAA aattCCAGGACAGTTGACTGATAGAAGAACAATGTTAGGAGAACTTAATTGGATATTTACCGCAATTACTGATACAATAGCGTGGAACACTTTGCCAAGAG atttattcCAGAGATTATTCAGACAAGATTTATTAGTTGCtagtttatttagaaattttttacttgCTGAAAGAATACTTCGATCATACGATTGTACACCAGTTTCATGTCCAAAATTACCACCTACGTATCAG CATCCTATGTGGCAAGCCTGGGATTTAGCACTTGATATCTGCTTAGCACAATTACCATCCATACTAGAAAATAAAGATCAGTTTGTGCATTCCCCATTTTTCGAAGAGCAATTGACAGCCTTCCAAGTATGGCTTACTCTAGGTTCAAAAAGTCGCAATCCTCCAGAACAACTGCCAATAGTACTTCAAGTCTTGTTAAGTCAAGTTCATAGACTAAGAGCGTTAGAATTATTGGGACGTTTTCTTGATCTTGGCCCATGGGCAGTAAACTTGGCTCTTAGTGTAGGCATCTTTCcgtatgttttaaaattacttcagaGCAATGCTAGAGAATTACGCCCGTTGCTTGTTTTTATTTGGGCAAAAATTCTTGCAGTTGACAGT aCTTGTCAAGCTGATCTGGTACGCGATGGAgggcataaatattttttatctgtaCTTCAAGATACTTCTGTTCCG agtgAATATAGAACATTAGCAGCATTTGTTTTGGCTAGTATTGTAAATGATTATCGACAAGGTCAAGTAGCTGCTAATCATGGTAGTCTCGTTTCGATTTGCCTGGAACAACTTGGGGATATAAACTCTTTATTGCGTCAATGGCTGTGTTTATGTCTAGGTAGGCTTTGGCATAATTACGACAAAGCAAGGTGGTGTGGCGTTCGAGATATCGCACACGAAAAACTATTTACATTACTAAGAGATTCAGTTCCTGAG gtTCGAGCAGCTAGTGTTTACGCTTTGGgtacatttataaatagtgTTACAACACGAAGTGAACATGCAAATAATATCGATCAGATCATTGCTATAACACTGATTAATACTGTATCTCACGATATGTGCCCCTTAGTTAGAAAA GAATTAGTAGTAGCGCTTCAATGGATGGTTTTACACTTTGAAAATTCCTTTGTAACTTTAGCTTTGGCTGAAGAAAACAGTCGCAAAGACCTTGTAGTGGAAACATTTTCACCATTTAGTGGAATGAGGCGCATTAGTTCCAGAGATAGATTAAAAATGCTTTCTCCTAATAATATGTACAATGTAGACAGTACGGATGGATTTGGACAAGATCGTATTAAGAGAGTATCTTCCTCATCGTCTATAAGTAGTTTAG GAAATAATTGGGAGTTCGTGAGGAAACCTTGCGAGTCACTTG GACACAGTTCGCTTGGAAATTTACCAAGTCTTTCCTATGGTAGtgtatatatgaaattatggCATGGGCTATGTAATCTTGATAATGACCCTCATCCTGCGGTTGCCTCAATGTCTCAAAAAGTAActaattatattcgaaatcAG GTGAAAGAATTATCTGCACCCAAAGAaggaattgaaatgaaaacgtCTTCGTCAATGTCTCTTCCACCATCTCCATCCAATCGTACAACTTACTTAAG caatAGCAAAGGAGAATCGCCGCCTACAGTGAATTCAAGGGCAGCATCATCGTACGTTCCTCGATCGAAAAAAACGATCCCTAATATG CAGATATTGGAGGAAGCTGACGAATTTCCAGAAATTAAAACACCATTGACAACTTCGCAATTTGTTGAATGGAGTTGTGCTCAATTTGCTCAACCTGTTAGTCTAGAGAGTGAGACTGAGTCGATGAATGATATGGAAAGCAGAGCTCATTATGAGAGGGATTGGAG gtatttaagaaataaaaggcACAGATCTGAGACGAGAGAAGAACAAGTGCGAGCAGTACAAAGTAGAGTGGAATCACAAATATTTCACGCAAGATGTCCAGTTTCTCCAGATGTCTTAACTTTTCATCCTTTTGAACCTCATTTAGCAGTGGCATTGAAAGATTTCATTGG AGTATGGGATTATCAATCTGGTCCAAAGTTATTAACTTATTGTGCGAGTCGAGGAAATAAGGCATCGCGTATTACAGCTCTCGAATTTATCAACGCTCATGATGTCAGTTTATTAATGGCTGGGTCCGATGATGGCTCGGTTAGAGTTTGGAAACATTATAGTAGCACGTTGAATCGTGAACCGATTTTACTTACCGCCTGGCAAGCGCTTGCTGATATACAACCAGTAACAAAAACAACAACCG CAACAGCTGGTTTGGTTACTAAATGGGAACAGAAGTCTCTTACCTTAGCTGTTACGGGCGATGTTCGTATTATTAGGCTCTGGGACGCAGAGagtgaattaaaaaaacaagatATACCTACAGGTGCTGATTGTTGTGCTACGTGCATTGATGTCGATGGCGTAG GTTCAATGATGGCCGTTGGTTGTGGTGATGGTTCCGTTCGCTTATTTGACAGAAGATTACCTCCATTAGAATCCAGGGTTATGATTTGGAGAGAACACACGGCGTGGGTGTTGGGTACATCTTTAAGAAAATCTGATAGAGCAGCACCTCAATTGTTCACGGGATCATCATCGGGAgatattcgaatatttgaCCTCAGAAAAAATTCCTCTGTAAACACTGTACAGATACCGCAAGGTATTACAGCATTGGCAGCGCACGAAGTAGCTGATGTTTTTGCATG TGGGTCGACAAATCACTGCATAAGTGTATATAACACAACAGGTCTACActtaaatacgataaaattcCATGAAGGATTTATGGCTACACGTATTAGTCCAGTAAGTTGTTTAAACTTTCACCCATATCGTGCAGTTCTAGCAGCTGGATGTGTAGATAACACTATTACAGCATATGCATCTGAATCACGGAGATGA
- the Raptor gene encoding regulatory associated protein of MTOR complex 1 isoform X2, which translates to MSVTASEPCHEEENSELTEEDDWKIQLAFCKPRHTATIEGVNCITQTWRMKERMKTVSVALVLCLNVGVDPPDIVKTQPCARLECWIDPLSMSQQKALETVGSNLQKQYERWQPRARYKQSLDPTVEEVKKLCTSLRRNAKEERVLFHYNGHGVPKPTSNGEIWVFNRTYTQYIPLSVYDLQTWMGAPSIYVYDCSNAGIIVESFQQFAEQHEKEYEMERQALQQNRTTGVTTYGNTTIPSYKNCIQLAACAANQILPMNPDLPADIFTSCLTTPIKIALRWFVMQNTSKLVPKISLDLIDKIPGQLTDRRTMLGELNWIFTAITDTIAWNTLPRDLFQRLFRQDLLVASLFRNFLLAERILRSYDCTPVSCPKLPPTYQHPMWQAWDLALDICLAQLPSILENKDQFVHSPFFEEQLTAFQVWLTLGSKSRNPPEQLPIVLQVLLSQVHRLRALELLGRFLDLGPWAVNLALSVGIFPYVLKLLQSNARELRPLLVFIWAKILAVDSTCQADLVRDGGHKYFLSVLQDTSVPSEYRTLAAFVLASIVNDYRQGQVAANHGSLVSICLEQLGDINSLLRQWLCLCLGRLWHNYDKARWCGVRDIAHEKLFTLLRDSVPEVRAASVYALGTFINSVTTRSEHANNIDQIIAITLINTVSHDMCPLVRKELVVALQWMVLHFENSFVTLALAEENSRKDLVVETFSPFSGMRRISSRDRLKMLSPNNMYNVDSTDGFGQDRIKRVSSSSSISSLGNNWEFVRKPCESLGHSSLGNLPSLSYGSVYMKLWHGLCNLDNDPHPAVASMSQKVTNYIRNQVKELSAPKEGIEMKTSSSMSLPPSPSNRTTYLSNSKGESPPTVNSRAASSYVPRSKKTIPNMILEEADEFPEIKTPLTTSQFVEWSCAQFAQPVSLESETESMNDMESRAHYERDWRYLRNKRHRSETREEQVRAVQSRVESQIFHARCPVSPDVLTFHPFEPHLAVALKDFIGVWDYQSGPKLLTYCASRGNKASRITALEFINAHDVSLLMAGSDDGSVRVWKHYSSTLNREPILLTAWQALADIQPVTKTTTATAGLVTKWEQKSLTLAVTGDVRIIRLWDAESELKKQDIPTGADCCATCIDVDGVGSMMAVGCGDGSVRLFDRRLPPLESRVMIWREHTAWVLGTSLRKSDRAAPQLFTGSSSGDIRIFDLRKNSSVNTVQIPQGITALAAHEVADVFACGSTNHCISVYNTTGLHLNTIKFHEGFMATRISPVSCLNFHPYRAVLAAGCVDNTITAYASESRR; encoded by the exons AATTTACAAAAACAGTATGAACGATGGCAGCCAAGAGCTCGTTACAAACAGAGTTTAGATCCCACTGTAgaagaagttaaaaaattatgcacTTCTTTGAGGAGAAATGCGAAGGAGGAAAGAGtattgtttcattataatGGTCATGGTGTTCCTAAACCTACTAGTAATGGTGAAATATGGGTATTTAATAGG ACATATACGCAATACATTCCTTTGTCTGTATATGACTTGCAGACATGGATGGGAGCCCCTagtatttatgtatatgatTGTTCAAATGCAGGTATTATTGTAGAATCTTTTCAACAGTTCGCAGAACAACATGAGAAGGAATATGAG ATGGAAAGACAAGCACTGCAACAGAATCGTACAACTGGAGTCACTACATATGGGAATACAACAATACCatcttacaaaaattgtattcagtTAGCAGCATGCGCAGCTAATCAAATTTTACCTATGAATCCAGATTTACCTGCTGATATATTTACCTCATGCCTTACAACTCCAATAAAGATAGCATTACGATG GTTTGTAATGCAAAATACATCGAAATTGGTACCAAAAATATCATTAGATTTAATCGACAA aattCCAGGACAGTTGACTGATAGAAGAACAATGTTAGGAGAACTTAATTGGATATTTACCGCAATTACTGATACAATAGCGTGGAACACTTTGCCAAGAG atttattcCAGAGATTATTCAGACAAGATTTATTAGTTGCtagtttatttagaaattttttacttgCTGAAAGAATACTTCGATCATACGATTGTACACCAGTTTCATGTCCAAAATTACCACCTACGTATCAG CATCCTATGTGGCAAGCCTGGGATTTAGCACTTGATATCTGCTTAGCACAATTACCATCCATACTAGAAAATAAAGATCAGTTTGTGCATTCCCCATTTTTCGAAGAGCAATTGACAGCCTTCCAAGTATGGCTTACTCTAGGTTCAAAAAGTCGCAATCCTCCAGAACAACTGCCAATAGTACTTCAAGTCTTGTTAAGTCAAGTTCATAGACTAAGAGCGTTAGAATTATTGGGACGTTTTCTTGATCTTGGCCCATGGGCAGTAAACTTGGCTCTTAGTGTAGGCATCTTTCcgtatgttttaaaattacttcagaGCAATGCTAGAGAATTACGCCCGTTGCTTGTTTTTATTTGGGCAAAAATTCTTGCAGTTGACAGT aCTTGTCAAGCTGATCTGGTACGCGATGGAgggcataaatattttttatctgtaCTTCAAGATACTTCTGTTCCG agtgAATATAGAACATTAGCAGCATTTGTTTTGGCTAGTATTGTAAATGATTATCGACAAGGTCAAGTAGCTGCTAATCATGGTAGTCTCGTTTCGATTTGCCTGGAACAACTTGGGGATATAAACTCTTTATTGCGTCAATGGCTGTGTTTATGTCTAGGTAGGCTTTGGCATAATTACGACAAAGCAAGGTGGTGTGGCGTTCGAGATATCGCACACGAAAAACTATTTACATTACTAAGAGATTCAGTTCCTGAG gtTCGAGCAGCTAGTGTTTACGCTTTGGgtacatttataaatagtgTTACAACACGAAGTGAACATGCAAATAATATCGATCAGATCATTGCTATAACACTGATTAATACTGTATCTCACGATATGTGCCCCTTAGTTAGAAAA GAATTAGTAGTAGCGCTTCAATGGATGGTTTTACACTTTGAAAATTCCTTTGTAACTTTAGCTTTGGCTGAAGAAAACAGTCGCAAAGACCTTGTAGTGGAAACATTTTCACCATTTAGTGGAATGAGGCGCATTAGTTCCAGAGATAGATTAAAAATGCTTTCTCCTAATAATATGTACAATGTAGACAGTACGGATGGATTTGGACAAGATCGTATTAAGAGAGTATCTTCCTCATCGTCTATAAGTAGTTTAG GAAATAATTGGGAGTTCGTGAGGAAACCTTGCGAGTCACTTG GACACAGTTCGCTTGGAAATTTACCAAGTCTTTCCTATGGTAGtgtatatatgaaattatggCATGGGCTATGTAATCTTGATAATGACCCTCATCCTGCGGTTGCCTCAATGTCTCAAAAAGTAActaattatattcgaaatcAG GTGAAAGAATTATCTGCACCCAAAGAaggaattgaaatgaaaacgtCTTCGTCAATGTCTCTTCCACCATCTCCATCCAATCGTACAACTTACTTAAG caatAGCAAAGGAGAATCGCCGCCTACAGTGAATTCAAGGGCAGCATCATCGTACGTTCCTCGATCGAAAAAAACGATCCCTAATATG ATATTGGAGGAAGCTGACGAATTTCCAGAAATTAAAACACCATTGACAACTTCGCAATTTGTTGAATGGAGTTGTGCTCAATTTGCTCAACCTGTTAGTCTAGAGAGTGAGACTGAGTCGATGAATGATATGGAAAGCAGAGCTCATTATGAGAGGGATTGGAG gtatttaagaaataaaaggcACAGATCTGAGACGAGAGAAGAACAAGTGCGAGCAGTACAAAGTAGAGTGGAATCACAAATATTTCACGCAAGATGTCCAGTTTCTCCAGATGTCTTAACTTTTCATCCTTTTGAACCTCATTTAGCAGTGGCATTGAAAGATTTCATTGG AGTATGGGATTATCAATCTGGTCCAAAGTTATTAACTTATTGTGCGAGTCGAGGAAATAAGGCATCGCGTATTACAGCTCTCGAATTTATCAACGCTCATGATGTCAGTTTATTAATGGCTGGGTCCGATGATGGCTCGGTTAGAGTTTGGAAACATTATAGTAGCACGTTGAATCGTGAACCGATTTTACTTACCGCCTGGCAAGCGCTTGCTGATATACAACCAGTAACAAAAACAACAACCG CAACAGCTGGTTTGGTTACTAAATGGGAACAGAAGTCTCTTACCTTAGCTGTTACGGGCGATGTTCGTATTATTAGGCTCTGGGACGCAGAGagtgaattaaaaaaacaagatATACCTACAGGTGCTGATTGTTGTGCTACGTGCATTGATGTCGATGGCGTAG GTTCAATGATGGCCGTTGGTTGTGGTGATGGTTCCGTTCGCTTATTTGACAGAAGATTACCTCCATTAGAATCCAGGGTTATGATTTGGAGAGAACACACGGCGTGGGTGTTGGGTACATCTTTAAGAAAATCTGATAGAGCAGCACCTCAATTGTTCACGGGATCATCATCGGGAgatattcgaatatttgaCCTCAGAAAAAATTCCTCTGTAAACACTGTACAGATACCGCAAGGTATTACAGCATTGGCAGCGCACGAAGTAGCTGATGTTTTTGCATG TGGGTCGACAAATCACTGCATAAGTGTATATAACACAACAGGTCTACActtaaatacgataaaattcCATGAAGGATTTATGGCTACACGTATTAGTCCAGTAAGTTGTTTAAACTTTCACCCATATCGTGCAGTTCTAGCAGCTGGATGTGTAGATAACACTATTACAGCATATGCATCTGAATCACGGAGATGA
- the Raptor gene encoding regulatory associated protein of MTOR complex 1 isoform X1, protein MSVTASEPCHEEENSELTEEDDWKIQLAFCKPRHTATIEGVNCITQTWRMKERMKTVSVALVLCLNVGVDPPDIVKTQPCARLECWIDPLSMSQQKALETVGSNLQKQYERWQPRARYKQSLDPTVEEVKKLCTSLRRNAKEERVLFHYNGHGVPKPTSNGEIWVFNRTYTQYIPLSVYDLQTWMGAPSIYVYDCSNAGIIVESFQQFAEQHEKEYEMERQALQQNRTTGVTTYGNTTIPSYKNCIQLAACAANQILPMNPDLPADIFTSCLTTPIKIALRWFVMQNTSKLVPKISLDLIDKIPGQLTDRRTMLGELNWIFTAITDTIAWNTLPRDLFQRLFRQDLLVASLFRNFLLAERILRSYDCTPVSCPKLPPTYQHPMWQAWDLALDICLAQLPSILENKDQFVHSPFFEEQLTAFQVWLTLGSKSRNPPEQLPIVLQVLLSQVHRLRALELLGRFLDLGPWAVNLALSVGIFPYVLKLLQSNARELRPLLVFIWAKILAVDSTCQADLVRDGGHKYFLSVLQDTSVPSEYRTLAAFVLASIVNDYRQGQVAANHGSLVSICLEQLGDINSLLRQWLCLCLGRLWHNYDKARWCGVRDIAHEKLFTLLRDSVPEVRAASVYALGTFINSVTTRSEHANNIDQIIAITLINTVSHDMCPLVRKELVVALQWMVLHFENSFVTLALAEENSRKDLVVETFSPFSGMRRISSRDRLKMLSPNNMYNVDSTDGFGQDRIKRVSSSSSISSLGNNWEFVRKPCESLGHSSLGNLPSLSYGSVYMKLWHGLCNLDNDPHPAVASMSQKVTNYIRNQVKELSAPKEGIEMKTSSSMSLPPSPSNRTTYLSNSKGESPPTVNSRAASSYVPRSKKTIPNMQILEEADEFPEIKTPLTTSQFVEWSCAQFAQPVSLESETESMNDMESRAHYERDWRYLRNKRHRSETREEQVRAVQSRVESQIFHARCPVSPDVLTFHPFEPHLAVALKDFIGVWDYQSGPKLLTYCASRGNKASRITALEFINAHDVSLLMAGSDDGSVRVWKHYSSTLNREPILLTAWQALADIQPVTKTTTATAGLVTKWEQKSLTLAVTGDVRIIRLWDAESELKKQDIPTGADCCATCIDVDGVGSMMAVGCGDGSVRLFDRRLPPLESRVMIWREHTAWVLGTSLRKSDRAAPQLFTGSSSGDIRIFDLRKNSSVNTVQIPQGITALAAHEVADVFACGSTNHCISVYNTTGLHLNTIKFHEGFMATRISPVSCLNFHPYRAVLAAGCVDNTITAYASESRR, encoded by the exons AATTTACAAAAACAGTATGAACGATGGCAGCCAAGAGCTCGTTACAAACAGAGTTTAGATCCCACTGTAgaagaagttaaaaaattatgcacTTCTTTGAGGAGAAATGCGAAGGAGGAAAGAGtattgtttcattataatGGTCATGGTGTTCCTAAACCTACTAGTAATGGTGAAATATGGGTATTTAATAGG ACATATACGCAATACATTCCTTTGTCTGTATATGACTTGCAGACATGGATGGGAGCCCCTagtatttatgtatatgatTGTTCAAATGCAGGTATTATTGTAGAATCTTTTCAACAGTTCGCAGAACAACATGAGAAGGAATATGAG ATGGAAAGACAAGCACTGCAACAGAATCGTACAACTGGAGTCACTACATATGGGAATACAACAATACCatcttacaaaaattgtattcagtTAGCAGCATGCGCAGCTAATCAAATTTTACCTATGAATCCAGATTTACCTGCTGATATATTTACCTCATGCCTTACAACTCCAATAAAGATAGCATTACGATG GTTTGTAATGCAAAATACATCGAAATTGGTACCAAAAATATCATTAGATTTAATCGACAA aattCCAGGACAGTTGACTGATAGAAGAACAATGTTAGGAGAACTTAATTGGATATTTACCGCAATTACTGATACAATAGCGTGGAACACTTTGCCAAGAG atttattcCAGAGATTATTCAGACAAGATTTATTAGTTGCtagtttatttagaaattttttacttgCTGAAAGAATACTTCGATCATACGATTGTACACCAGTTTCATGTCCAAAATTACCACCTACGTATCAG CATCCTATGTGGCAAGCCTGGGATTTAGCACTTGATATCTGCTTAGCACAATTACCATCCATACTAGAAAATAAAGATCAGTTTGTGCATTCCCCATTTTTCGAAGAGCAATTGACAGCCTTCCAAGTATGGCTTACTCTAGGTTCAAAAAGTCGCAATCCTCCAGAACAACTGCCAATAGTACTTCAAGTCTTGTTAAGTCAAGTTCATAGACTAAGAGCGTTAGAATTATTGGGACGTTTTCTTGATCTTGGCCCATGGGCAGTAAACTTGGCTCTTAGTGTAGGCATCTTTCcgtatgttttaaaattacttcagaGCAATGCTAGAGAATTACGCCCGTTGCTTGTTTTTATTTGGGCAAAAATTCTTGCAGTTGACAGT aCTTGTCAAGCTGATCTGGTACGCGATGGAgggcataaatattttttatctgtaCTTCAAGATACTTCTGTTCCG agtgAATATAGAACATTAGCAGCATTTGTTTTGGCTAGTATTGTAAATGATTATCGACAAGGTCAAGTAGCTGCTAATCATGGTAGTCTCGTTTCGATTTGCCTGGAACAACTTGGGGATATAAACTCTTTATTGCGTCAATGGCTGTGTTTATGTCTAGGTAGGCTTTGGCATAATTACGACAAAGCAAGGTGGTGTGGCGTTCGAGATATCGCACACGAAAAACTATTTACATTACTAAGAGATTCAGTTCCTGAG gtTCGAGCAGCTAGTGTTTACGCTTTGGgtacatttataaatagtgTTACAACACGAAGTGAACATGCAAATAATATCGATCAGATCATTGCTATAACACTGATTAATACTGTATCTCACGATATGTGCCCCTTAGTTAGAAAA GAATTAGTAGTAGCGCTTCAATGGATGGTTTTACACTTTGAAAATTCCTTTGTAACTTTAGCTTTGGCTGAAGAAAACAGTCGCAAAGACCTTGTAGTGGAAACATTTTCACCATTTAGTGGAATGAGGCGCATTAGTTCCAGAGATAGATTAAAAATGCTTTCTCCTAATAATATGTACAATGTAGACAGTACGGATGGATTTGGACAAGATCGTATTAAGAGAGTATCTTCCTCATCGTCTATAAGTAGTTTAG GAAATAATTGGGAGTTCGTGAGGAAACCTTGCGAGTCACTTG GACACAGTTCGCTTGGAAATTTACCAAGTCTTTCCTATGGTAGtgtatatatgaaattatggCATGGGCTATGTAATCTTGATAATGACCCTCATCCTGCGGTTGCCTCAATGTCTCAAAAAGTAActaattatattcgaaatcAG GTGAAAGAATTATCTGCACCCAAAGAaggaattgaaatgaaaacgtCTTCGTCAATGTCTCTTCCACCATCTCCATCCAATCGTACAACTTACTTAAG caatAGCAAAGGAGAATCGCCGCCTACAGTGAATTCAAGGGCAGCATCATCGTACGTTCCTCGATCGAAAAAAACGATCCCTAATATG CAGATATTGGAGGAAGCTGACGAATTTCCAGAAATTAAAACACCATTGACAACTTCGCAATTTGTTGAATGGAGTTGTGCTCAATTTGCTCAACCTGTTAGTCTAGAGAGTGAGACTGAGTCGATGAATGATATGGAAAGCAGAGCTCATTATGAGAGGGATTGGAG gtatttaagaaataaaaggcACAGATCTGAGACGAGAGAAGAACAAGTGCGAGCAGTACAAAGTAGAGTGGAATCACAAATATTTCACGCAAGATGTCCAGTTTCTCCAGATGTCTTAACTTTTCATCCTTTTGAACCTCATTTAGCAGTGGCATTGAAAGATTTCATTGG AGTATGGGATTATCAATCTGGTCCAAAGTTATTAACTTATTGTGCGAGTCGAGGAAATAAGGCATCGCGTATTACAGCTCTCGAATTTATCAACGCTCATGATGTCAGTTTATTAATGGCTGGGTCCGATGATGGCTCGGTTAGAGTTTGGAAACATTATAGTAGCACGTTGAATCGTGAACCGATTTTACTTACCGCCTGGCAAGCGCTTGCTGATATACAACCAGTAACAAAAACAACAACCG CAACAGCTGGTTTGGTTACTAAATGGGAACAGAAGTCTCTTACCTTAGCTGTTACGGGCGATGTTCGTATTATTAGGCTCTGGGACGCAGAGagtgaattaaaaaaacaagatATACCTACAGGTGCTGATTGTTGTGCTACGTGCATTGATGTCGATGGCGTAG GTTCAATGATGGCCGTTGGTTGTGGTGATGGTTCCGTTCGCTTATTTGACAGAAGATTACCTCCATTAGAATCCAGGGTTATGATTTGGAGAGAACACACGGCGTGGGTGTTGGGTACATCTTTAAGAAAATCTGATAGAGCAGCACCTCAATTGTTCACGGGATCATCATCGGGAgatattcgaatatttgaCCTCAGAAAAAATTCCTCTGTAAACACTGTACAGATACCGCAAGGTATTACAGCATTGGCAGCGCACGAAGTAGCTGATGTTTTTGCATG TGGGTCGACAAATCACTGCATAAGTGTATATAACACAACAGGTCTACActtaaatacgataaaattcCATGAAGGATTTATGGCTACACGTATTAGTCCAGTAAGTTGTTTAAACTTTCACCCATATCGTGCAGTTCTAGCAGCTGGATGTGTAGATAACACTATTACAGCATATGCATCTGAATCACGGAGATGA